The Acanthopagrus latus isolate v.2019 chromosome 6, fAcaLat1.1, whole genome shotgun sequence genome includes a region encoding these proteins:
- the LOC119021264 gene encoding vimentin-like, protein MRAASYTQKSLQVSGSSGRVRVSSPSPSRCRGSSYDSRGRSGYRGTAVEVGTEIHQKHANEKEEMQELNVKFAGYIEKVQALELRNAALQGQLDALQSRYKGGPAGIGEEYELKFKEVRELIETLTNEKGAADIERGYIEEEVEVWKLKLEEEMALKEEAEMILREFRQDVDNATLQKAELEKRIEQLVAEIEFLKKLHDEEVADLMKQIEDAKISSELDGDRPDLAAYLRNMRVEIEAVAARNVQEAEKWYKGKFDSLKEHAGKNEEQMKTMKDEITTFHNQVTDLQNQIDGLRARNAALEQQLEDMEMSHMDKVGTLEGVIAQLEAQLCETKLEMTKYLQDYQELLHIKLKLDAEIATYRKLLEGEESRLGIPKEL, encoded by the coding sequence ATGAGAGCTGCATCTTACACCCAGAAGAGCCTGCAGGTCAGCGGTTCCAGCGGTAGAGTAAGGGTATCTAGCCCATCGCCTTCCCGGTGTCGTGGATCCTCATATGACAGCCGTGGGCGCTCGGGCTATCGTGGCACTGCTGTTGAGGTGGGCACTGAGATACACCAAAAACATGCCaatgagaaggaggagatgCAGGAGCTCAATGTCAAGTTTGCAGGATACATCGAGAAGGTCCAGGCGCTAGAGCTGAGGAATGCTGCTCTCCAAGGTCAGCTTGATGCCCTGCAGAGTCGCTACAAGGGAGGCCCCGCAGGCATCGGAGAAGAATATGAGCTCAAGTTTAAGGAGGTGCGTGAGCTGATTGAGACCCTGACAAATGAGAAAGGAGCAGCTGATATTGAACGAGGCTACATTGAAGAAGAAGTTGAAGTGTGGAAACtaaagctggaggaggagatggcccttaaagaagaggcagagatgaTCCTGAGGGAGTTTCGCCAGGATGTTGACAATGCCACACTGCAGAAGGCTGAGCTGGAGAAGCGTATAGAGCAACTGGTGGCCGAGATAGAGTTCCTCAAGAAGTTGCATGATGAAGAGGTCGCTGACCTCATGAAGCAGATTGAGGACGCGAAGATTTCCTCAGAGCTGGATGGCGATCGGCCTGACCTGGCTGCTTACCTGCGCAACATGCGTGTAGAGATAGAAGCTGTCGCTGCCCGCAACGTCCAGGAGGCTGAGAAGTGGTACAAGGGCAAGTTTGACAGCCTCAAGGAGCACGCTGGCAAAAATGAGGAGCAAATGAAGACCATGAAAGACGAGATCACGACCTTCCACAACCAAGTGACAGACCTGCAGAACCAGATTGACGGGCTGAGGGCTCGCAACGCAGccctggagcagcagctggaggacatggAGATGTCCCACATGGATAAGGTGGGGACCCTCGAGGGTGTCATTGCTCAGTTGGAGGCCCAGCTCTGCGAAACCAAACTGGAGATGACCAAGTATCTCCAAGACTACCAGGAACTGCTGCACATTAAGCTCAAGCTGGATGCGGAGATCGCCACctacaggaagctgctggaaggagaggagagcaggctCGGGATTCCTAAAGAGCTCTGA
- the rpl29 gene encoding 60S ribosomal protein L29 encodes MAKSKNHTTHNQSRKAHRNGIKKPRSDRYESLKGVDPKFLRNMRFAKKHNKKGMKAVRKAAAAAQAK; translated from the exons ATGGCCAAGTCAAAGAACCACACAACTCACAACCAGT CTCGTAAAGCCCACAGGAATGGCATCAAGAAGCCCAGATCTGACCGCTACGAGTCACTGAAGGGG GTGGACCCTAAGTTCCTGAGGAACATGCGCTTTGCAAAGAAGCACAACAAGAAGGGCATGAAGGCAGTGCGGaaggcagcagctgctgctcaagCGAAATAA